A region of Streptomyces sp. NBC_01750 DNA encodes the following proteins:
- the tpiA gene encoding triose-phosphate isomerase — protein MTDIAQDRFPIMAGNWKMNLNHLEAIAHVQKLAFALSDKDYDAVEVAVLPPFTDLRSVQTLVDGDKLKIKYGAQDLSAHDAGAYTGEISGSMLSKLKCTYVVVGHSERRQYHAETDELCNAKVKAAYRHGLTPILCVGEGLDIRKAGNQVQYTLAQLDGGLKDIPAEQAESIVIAYEPVWAIGTGEVATPEDAQEVCGAIRGRLAELYSQELADKVRIQYGGSVKSGNVAAIMAQPDVDGALVGGAALDAEEFVKIVRFRDQ, from the coding sequence ATGACTGACATTGCTCAGGACCGTTTCCCGATCATGGCGGGCAACTGGAAGATGAACCTCAACCACCTCGAGGCCATCGCGCACGTCCAGAAGCTCGCCTTCGCCCTGTCGGACAAGGACTACGACGCCGTCGAGGTCGCCGTTCTGCCGCCCTTCACCGACCTGCGGTCCGTACAGACCCTGGTCGACGGCGACAAGCTCAAGATCAAGTACGGCGCCCAGGACCTCTCGGCGCACGACGCCGGTGCGTACACCGGTGAGATCTCGGGCTCCATGCTGTCCAAGCTGAAGTGCACCTATGTCGTGGTCGGCCACTCCGAGCGCCGGCAGTACCACGCCGAGACGGACGAGCTCTGCAACGCCAAGGTGAAGGCGGCCTACCGGCATGGCCTGACCCCGATCCTCTGCGTCGGCGAGGGCCTGGACATCCGCAAGGCGGGCAACCAGGTCCAGTACACGCTGGCGCAGCTCGACGGCGGACTGAAGGACATCCCGGCCGAGCAGGCCGAGTCCATCGTGATCGCGTACGAGCCGGTGTGGGCCATCGGTACCGGCGAGGTCGCGACACCCGAGGACGCGCAGGAGGTCTGCGGGGCGATCCGCGGGCGTCTCGCCGAGCTGTACTCCCAGGAGCTGGCCGACAAGGTCCGGATCCAGTACGGCGGCTCGGTGAAGTCCGGGAACGTCGCCGCGATCATGGCGCAGCCCGATGTGGACGGTGCTCTGGTGGGCGGCGCGGCGCTGGACGCCGAAGAGTTCGTCAAGATCGTCCGGTTCCGCGACCAGTAA
- a CDS encoding phosphoglycerate kinase — MKTIDELLADGVAGKRVFVRADLNVPLDGTTITDDGRIRAVVPTVAKLAEAGARVIVASHLGRPKGAPDPAFSLAPAAKRLGELLGTEAAFATDTVGASAKAVVAGLADGQVAVIENLRFNAGETSKDDAERGAFADRLAELADVYVGDGFGAVHRKHASVYDLPARLPHAAGYLIATEVRVLKKLTEEVERPYVVILGGAKVSDKLGVIDALLGRADRILIGGGMAYTFLKAKGYEVGISLLQEDQIPTVTEYMERAEKNGVELVLPVDVLASGEFPDLKTKAPADYIVVDADKIPADKEGLDIGPKSRELFASKIADAQTVFWNGPVGVFEHPDYAQGTKAVAEALLGSKGFTVVGGGDSAAAVRTLGFDENAFGHISTGGGASLEYLEGKTLPGLAALED, encoded by the coding sequence ATGAAGACGATCGACGAACTTCTCGCCGACGGGGTCGCCGGCAAGCGGGTATTCGTCCGCGCCGACCTCAATGTGCCGCTCGACGGCACCACCATCACCGACGACGGCCGCATCCGAGCCGTTGTGCCGACTGTCGCCAAGCTCGCCGAGGCGGGCGCGCGCGTCATCGTCGCCTCCCACCTGGGCCGCCCCAAGGGTGCCCCGGACCCGGCCTTCTCGCTCGCCCCGGCCGCGAAGCGTCTCGGTGAGCTGCTCGGCACCGAGGCCGCGTTCGCGACCGACACCGTCGGCGCTTCGGCCAAGGCCGTCGTCGCGGGCCTCGCCGACGGCCAGGTCGCCGTCATCGAGAACCTCCGCTTCAACGCCGGTGAGACCAGTAAGGACGACGCCGAGCGAGGCGCCTTCGCGGACCGGCTCGCCGAGCTCGCGGATGTGTACGTCGGCGACGGCTTCGGAGCCGTCCACCGAAAGCACGCCTCGGTGTACGACCTCCCGGCCCGCCTGCCGCACGCCGCCGGCTACCTCATCGCCACCGAGGTCCGTGTCCTCAAGAAGCTCACCGAAGAGGTCGAGCGCCCCTATGTCGTGATCCTCGGCGGCGCCAAGGTCTCCGACAAGCTCGGTGTCATCGACGCGCTGCTCGGCAGGGCCGACCGCATCCTCATCGGCGGAGGCATGGCCTACACCTTCCTCAAGGCCAAGGGCTACGAGGTCGGCATCTCCCTCCTCCAGGAGGACCAGATCCCGACCGTCACCGAGTACATGGAACGCGCCGAGAAGAACGGCGTCGAGCTGGTGCTGCCGGTCGACGTCCTGGCCTCGGGCGAGTTCCCGGACCTGAAGACCAAGGCCCCGGCCGACTACATCGTTGTCGACGCGGACAAGATCCCCGCCGATAAGGAGGGCCTGGACATCGGCCCGAAGTCGCGCGAGCTCTTCGCGTCGAAGATCGCCGACGCCCAGACCGTCTTCTGGAACGGCCCGGTCGGCGTCTTCGAGCACCCTGACTACGCTCAGGGCACCAAGGCCGTTGCCGAGGCGCTGCTCGGCAGCAAGGGCTTCACTGTCGTCGGCGGAGGTGACTCGGCCGCGGCCGTGCGCACGCTCGGCTTCGACGAGAACGCATTCGGCCACATTTCCACCGGCGGTGGCGCCAGCCTCGAGTACCTCGAGGGCAAGACGCTCCCCGGCCTCGCCGCACTGGAGGACTGA
- the gap gene encoding type I glyceraldehyde-3-phosphate dehydrogenase, with the protein MTIRVGINGFGRIGRNYFRALLEQGADIEIVAVNDLGDTATTAHLLKYDTILGRLKADVSHTEDTITVDGRTIKVLSERNPADIPWGELGVDIVIESTGIFTKKADAAKHIAGGAKKVLISAPAKDEDITIVMGVNQDKYDAANHHVISNASCTTNCVAPMAKVLLENFGIVKGMMTTVHAYTNDQRILDFPHSDLRRARAAAENIIPTTTGAAKATALVIPELAGKLDGIAMRVPVPTGSVTDLVIELEREVTKDEVNSAFQKAAEGQLKGILDYTEDAIVSSDIVNWPASCTFDSSLTMVQGKSVKVIGWYDNEWGYSNRLVDLTVFVGGQL; encoded by the coding sequence GTGACGATCCGCGTAGGCATCAACGGCTTTGGCCGCATCGGTCGTAACTACTTCCGCGCGCTGCTGGAGCAGGGTGCTGACATCGAGATCGTGGCTGTCAACGACCTTGGTGACACCGCGACCACCGCCCACCTGCTGAAGTACGACACCATCCTGGGCCGCCTCAAGGCCGACGTGTCGCACACCGAGGACACCATCACCGTCGACGGCCGCACCATCAAGGTGCTGTCCGAGCGCAACCCCGCCGACATTCCGTGGGGCGAGCTGGGCGTCGACATCGTGATCGAGTCCACCGGTATCTTCACGAAGAAGGCCGACGCCGCGAAGCACATCGCCGGCGGCGCCAAGAAGGTCCTCATCTCGGCTCCGGCCAAGGACGAGGACATCACCATCGTGATGGGCGTCAATCAGGACAAGTACGACGCGGCCAACCACCACGTCATCTCCAACGCCTCCTGCACCACCAACTGTGTGGCGCCGATGGCCAAGGTTCTCCTCGAGAACTTCGGCATCGTCAAGGGCATGATGACCACGGTCCACGCGTACACGAACGACCAGCGCATCCTGGACTTCCCGCACTCGGACCTGCGCCGCGCCCGCGCCGCCGCCGAGAACATCATTCCGACCACCACCGGTGCCGCCAAGGCCACCGCGCTGGTGATCCCGGAGCTGGCGGGCAAGCTCGACGGCATCGCGATGCGCGTCCCGGTCCCCACCGGCTCCGTGACCGACCTGGTCATCGAGCTCGAGCGTGAGGTCACCAAGGACGAGGTCAACAGCGCGTTCCAGAAGGCCGCCGAGGGCCAGCTCAAGGGCATCCTGGACTACACCGAGGACGCGATCGTCTCCTCGGACATCGTCAACTGGCCGGCCTCCTGCACCTTCGACTCCTCCCTGACCATGGTCCAGGGCAAGAGCGTCAAGGTCATCGGCTGGTACGACAATGAGTGGGGCTACTCCAACCGTCTGGTCGACCTCACGGTCTTCGTCGGCGGTCAGCTCTAA
- a CDS encoding M14 family metallopeptidase — translation MRRRARSILAAASLLAAGLAAAPIAHAQQGGEGGDGLSVWHAKVSRAQVPLILAAGTDGHELTEQVPGKGTATVELFLTRKQAGELRGQGVDITEHTIPAKSERRVAAAGDGVFRPYSGDNGLQREILATGQANPDLTKVVSIGKTLKGQDILALKISKGAKKYRDGSKPSTLYLSNQHAREWITPEMTRRLMHYYLANYGKDPRITKIVDSTELWFVLSANPDGYDYTFTGTDERQWRKNLRDNNGDGKIAPGDGVDLNRNFAYKWGYDNEGSSPDPADETFRGTGPASEPETKALDAFERRIGFEYGINYHSAAQLLLYGVGWQVATPTPDDVLYTSLAGTPEKSAVPGYHPQVSSELYTTNGEADGHAANVNGMMMYTPEMSTCGTASRIDPNDPWNPADCASVFTFPDDEKLIQQEFAKNIPFALSVAETAAHPDQPSSSVGLTAADFTPDTFTTSYARGGDQEVSVVARKSVRDKELRYRVNGGRTHDQALRTWKGGETYGGDDNIRFDEYRAKVRDGDVGDKVEVWFTGETRAGKPTASEHFTYTIAERPRGDTLVIAEEGGTAAAQHTAAYTKALADNRHGAAVWDVATQGAPNALGVLGHFKTVVWYTGTNQPSAATTGAVRDFLNEGGKLINAGEQAGGSIDLGGAESNDFSQYYLGAYNRIGLKSPPSFAGAGRLAGAKASLADAPGNPLDLAGAYTVTSDTLKPELFPKFKSASAGGYPGIRTPFEPAEGSWFAAAKHQDNAYMRLARTVDLSGTAAGAKPSLQFQLSYDTERGFDNVIVEAHTVGQDDWTTLPDANGGTTNQVPVQCEEGYYVAGHPFLARYLTVANSGCTATGTSGAWNRFTGSSNGWQPVSVDLSAYAGKQVELSISYVSDPGTGGIGAFVDDTRLVVSGTPQGSEGFETVLGPWSVPGPPAGSPGNAGDWARSQALFQSQAAVTTRDTVLLGFGLEHVPGAADRKQLIGKALSALRR, via the coding sequence ATGAGACGCAGAGCGAGATCGATCCTCGCAGCGGCTTCACTGCTGGCAGCCGGACTGGCGGCGGCACCGATCGCCCACGCCCAACAGGGGGGCGAGGGCGGCGACGGACTCTCCGTATGGCATGCGAAAGTCAGTCGGGCCCAGGTCCCGCTGATCCTCGCGGCAGGCACCGACGGTCATGAACTGACCGAGCAGGTGCCCGGCAAGGGCACCGCCACCGTCGAGCTGTTCCTCACCAGGAAACAGGCCGGCGAACTGCGCGGGCAGGGCGTCGACATCACCGAGCACACGATCCCGGCCAAGTCCGAGAGGCGCGTGGCGGCCGCGGGCGACGGCGTCTTCCGCCCGTACAGCGGCGACAACGGCCTGCAGCGCGAGATCCTCGCCACCGGGCAGGCCAACCCGGACCTGACCAAGGTCGTCAGCATCGGCAAGACCCTCAAGGGCCAGGACATCCTCGCTCTCAAGATCAGCAAGGGTGCCAAGAAGTACAGGGACGGCTCCAAGCCCTCCACGCTGTACCTCTCCAATCAGCACGCCCGCGAGTGGATCACCCCCGAGATGACCCGGCGGCTGATGCACTACTACCTCGCCAACTACGGCAAGGACCCGCGGATCACCAAGATCGTGGACTCCACCGAGCTGTGGTTCGTCCTCTCCGCCAATCCCGACGGCTACGACTACACCTTCACCGGCACCGACGAGCGTCAGTGGCGCAAGAACCTGCGCGACAACAACGGCGACGGCAAGATCGCCCCCGGCGACGGGGTGGACCTCAACCGCAACTTCGCCTACAAGTGGGGCTACGACAACGAGGGTTCGTCCCCCGACCCGGCCGACGAGACCTTCCGCGGCACCGGTCCGGCCTCCGAGCCCGAGACCAAGGCCCTCGACGCCTTCGAGCGGCGCATCGGTTTCGAGTACGGCATCAACTACCACTCCGCGGCCCAGCTGCTGCTGTACGGAGTCGGCTGGCAGGTCGCGACCCCGACGCCGGACGACGTCCTCTACACATCCCTTGCCGGTACGCCTGAGAAGTCCGCGGTTCCCGGCTACCACCCGCAGGTCTCGTCCGAGCTCTACACCACCAACGGCGAGGCCGACGGACACGCTGCCAACGTCAACGGGATGATGATGTACACCCCGGAGATGTCGACCTGCGGAACCGCCTCGCGCATCGACCCCAACGACCCCTGGAACCCGGCCGACTGCGCCTCGGTCTTCACTTTCCCGGACGACGAGAAGCTGATCCAGCAGGAGTTCGCCAAGAACATCCCGTTCGCGCTCTCCGTCGCCGAGACCGCCGCCCACCCCGACCAGCCGTCCTCCTCGGTCGGTCTGACGGCCGCGGACTTCACACCCGACACCTTCACCACCTCCTATGCGCGCGGCGGTGACCAGGAAGTGTCCGTCGTCGCCCGCAAGTCGGTACGCGACAAGGAGCTCAGGTACCGCGTCAACGGCGGCCGTACGCACGACCAGGCACTCAGGACCTGGAAGGGCGGCGAGACCTACGGCGGCGACGACAACATCCGCTTCGACGAGTACCGGGCCAAGGTTCGGGACGGCGACGTCGGGGACAAGGTCGAGGTCTGGTTCACCGGCGAGACCAGGGCCGGAAAGCCCACCGCCAGCGAGCACTTCACGTACACGATCGCCGAACGGCCGCGCGGCGACACGCTGGTGATCGCGGAGGAGGGCGGTACCGCCGCGGCGCAGCACACCGCCGCGTACACCAAGGCCCTCGCCGACAACCGCCACGGGGCCGCGGTCTGGGACGTCGCCACACAGGGCGCTCCGAACGCCCTCGGTGTGCTCGGCCACTTCAAGACGGTCGTCTGGTACACCGGCACCAATCAGCCCTCCGCGGCGACCACCGGGGCCGTACGGGACTTCCTCAACGAGGGCGGCAAGCTGATCAACGCCGGTGAGCAGGCCGGCGGGAGCATCGACCTCGGTGGCGCCGAGTCCAACGACTTCTCCCAGTACTACCTCGGCGCCTACAACCGGATCGGGCTCAAGTCCCCGCCGTCCTTCGCGGGCGCCGGGAGGCTCGCGGGTGCGAAGGCCTCTCTCGCCGACGCGCCGGGCAACCCGCTCGACCTGGCCGGGGCGTACACCGTCACCTCGGACACTCTGAAGCCCGAGCTGTTCCCGAAGTTCAAGAGCGCGTCCGCGGGAGGCTACCCGGGCATCCGCACCCCGTTCGAGCCGGCCGAAGGCTCCTGGTTCGCGGCGGCGAAGCACCAGGACAACGCTTACATGCGGCTGGCACGGACCGTGGACCTGTCCGGCACGGCGGCGGGAGCCAAGCCGAGTCTGCAGTTCCAGCTCAGCTACGACACCGAGCGCGGCTTCGACAACGTCATCGTGGAGGCGCACACAGTCGGCCAGGACGACTGGACAACCCTGCCGGACGCCAACGGCGGCACCACCAACCAGGTGCCCGTCCAGTGCGAGGAGGGCTACTACGTGGCGGGTCACCCCTTCCTCGCCCGCTACCTGACCGTCGCCAACAGCGGCTGCACGGCGACGGGCACCAGCGGCGCCTGGAACCGCTTCACCGGCTCCTCCAACGGCTGGCAGCCGGTCTCCGTCGACCTCAGCGCCTACGCGGGCAAGCAGGTCGAGCTCTCCATCTCGTACGTCTCGGACCCGGGCACCGGCGGAATCGGCGCCTTCGTCGATGACACCAGGCTCGTTGTCTCAGGTACCCCGCAGGGTTCCGAGGGCTTCGAGACCGTCCTCGGCCCGTGGAGCGTCCCCGGACCGCCGGCCGGCAGCCCCGGGAACGCGGGCGACTGGGCACGCTCCCAGGCGCTCTTCCAGTCGCAGGCGGCCGTCACCACCCGGGACACCGTGCTGCTGGGCTTCGGCCTGGAGCATGTGCCCGGAGCGGCCGACCGCAAGCAGCTCATCGGAAAGGCGCTGAGCGCCCTCCGACGCTGA
- the whiA gene encoding DNA-binding protein WhiA: MAMTAAVKDEISRLPVTRTCCRKAEVSAILRFAGGLHLVSGRIVIEAELDTGIAARRLKRDILEIFGHSSELMVMAPGGLRRGSRYVVRVVAGGDQLARQTGLVDGRGRPIRGLPPQVVSGATCDAEAAWRGAFLAHGSLTEPGRSSSLEVTCPGPEAALALVGAARRLSIAAKAREVRGVDRVVVRDGDAIGALLTRLGAHESVLAWEERRMRREVRATANRLANFDDANLRRSARAAVAAGARVQRALEILGEEVPEHLAAAGRLRMEHKQASLEELGALADPPLTKDAVAGRIRRLLAMADKRAQDLGVPGTESNLTEEMADGLVG; encoded by the coding sequence ATGGCGATGACGGCAGCGGTGAAGGACGAAATCTCCCGGCTTCCCGTCACCCGGACCTGCTGCAGAAAGGCAGAGGTCTCGGCGATTCTTCGGTTCGCGGGCGGACTGCACCTGGTCAGCGGGCGCATCGTGATCGAGGCGGAGCTGGACACAGGGATCGCGGCACGACGGTTGAAGCGGGACATCCTGGAGATCTTCGGCCACAGCTCCGAGCTGATGGTGATGGCGCCGGGTGGACTGCGCCGAGGCTCCCGTTACGTCGTACGGGTGGTGGCAGGCGGTGACCAGCTCGCGCGTCAGACCGGTCTGGTGGACGGCCGCGGCCGCCCGATCCGAGGACTGCCGCCGCAGGTCGTCTCCGGCGCCACCTGTGATGCGGAGGCCGCCTGGCGCGGCGCGTTCCTGGCGCACGGTTCGCTCACAGAGCCGGGCCGCTCCTCGTCGCTCGAGGTCACCTGCCCCGGTCCGGAGGCCGCCCTCGCCCTGGTCGGCGCGGCCCGTCGGCTCTCCATCGCCGCCAAGGCACGTGAGGTACGTGGCGTGGACCGTGTCGTCGTACGTGACGGGGACGCGATCGGCGCGCTGCTGACCCGTCTCGGGGCGCACGAGTCCGTACTCGCCTGGGAGGAGCGGCGGATGCGGCGCGAGGTGCGCGCCACCGCCAACCGCCTCGCCAACTTCGACGACGCCAACCTGCGCCGCTCGGCGCGCGCCGCGGTCGCCGCCGGTGCCCGGGTGCAGCGCGCGCTGGAGATCCTCGGCGAGGAGGTGCCCGAGCATCTCGCCGCTGCCGGCCGGCTGCGGATGGAGCACAAGCAGGCCTCGCTCGAGGAGCTGGGGGCGCTCGCCGACCCGCCGCTGACCAAGGACGCGGTCGCGGGCCGGATCCGCCGGCTGCTGGCGATGGCCGACAAGCGGGCCCAGGACCTCGGCGTTCCGGGTACTGAATCCAATCTCACCGAGGAGATGGCGGACGGCCTCGTCGGCTGA
- a CDS encoding gluconeogenesis factor YvcK family protein, producing the protein MTGRNLRLRRLRRSTHAPSGRKRGAQPKVVALGGGMGLSASLTALRRITGDLTAVVTVADDGGSSGRLRDELGVLPPGDLRKALAALCGDDDWGQTWARVIQHRFQSQGELHEHAVGNLLIVALWEQLGDHVLALDLVGKLLGAHGRVLPMSAVPLELQALVRGHDPARPDDVDTVRGQATVALTPGEVQSVHLVPHDPPAVPEAVAAVLDADWVVLGPGSWFSSVIPHLLVPELLDALIETKARRVLALNLAPQPGETDGFSPQRHLEVLGRHAPKLALDVVLADEAAVPDRESLADAAKRFGAAVELAPVASPDGVPKHDPELLAAAYDRIFRMHGRIGPWR; encoded by the coding sequence GTGACCGGACGCAATCTCCGTCTGCGGCGGCTGCGCAGGTCCACACACGCACCGTCGGGCCGGAAACGCGGCGCGCAGCCCAAGGTCGTCGCGCTCGGCGGCGGCATGGGCCTGTCCGCGTCGCTCACCGCGCTGCGCCGTATCACCGGCGACCTCACCGCGGTCGTCACCGTCGCCGACGACGGCGGCTCGAGCGGCCGGCTCCGCGACGAGCTCGGCGTGCTGCCGCCCGGTGACCTGCGCAAGGCCCTGGCGGCGCTGTGCGGCGACGACGACTGGGGCCAGACCTGGGCCCGGGTGATCCAGCACCGCTTCCAGTCCCAGGGCGAACTGCATGAACACGCGGTCGGCAATCTGCTGATAGTGGCCCTGTGGGAGCAGCTCGGCGACCATGTCCTCGCCCTTGACCTGGTCGGCAAGCTGCTGGGTGCGCACGGCCGGGTGCTGCCGATGTCGGCCGTGCCACTGGAGCTGCAGGCGCTGGTACGGGGCCACGACCCGGCGCGCCCCGACGATGTGGACACGGTGCGCGGCCAGGCGACCGTCGCCCTCACACCCGGTGAGGTGCAGTCGGTGCACCTCGTCCCGCACGACCCGCCCGCTGTCCCCGAGGCCGTTGCCGCCGTCCTGGACGCCGACTGGGTGGTTCTCGGCCCCGGCTCCTGGTTCTCCTCCGTGATACCGCATCTTCTGGTGCCCGAGCTGCTGGACGCGCTGATCGAGACGAAAGCCCGCCGGGTCCTCGCGCTCAACCTCGCGCCGCAGCCCGGTGAAACAGATGGCTTCTCACCGCAGCGTCATTTGGAGGTTTTGGGACGACACGCGCCTAAACTCGCCCTGGACGTGGTGCTGGCCGACGAGGCCGCCGTGCCCGACCGCGAGTCCCTCGCCGATGCCGCCAAGCGGTTCGGCGCCGCGGTCGAGCTGGCGCCGGTGGCCTCGCCCGACGGCGTTCCGAAGCACGACCCGGAGCTGTTGGCCGCCGCGTACGACCGTATTTTTCGGATGCATGGAAGGATCGGCCCATGGCGATGA
- the rapZ gene encoding RNase adapter RapZ: MTEHDGDGAADVSTGTTTEPGGAADAAIPELVIISGMSGAGRSTAAKCLEDLGWFVVDNLPPALIPTMVELGARSQGNVARIAVVVDVRGRRFFDNLRQSLADLDSKQVTRRIVFLESSEDALVRRFESVRRPHPLQGDGRIVDGIAAERDLLRELRGDADLVIDTSSLNVHELRAKMDAQFAGDEEPELRATVMSFGFKYGLPVDADLVVDMRFLPNPHWVPELRPFTGLNEEVSNYVFNQPGAKEFLDHYTELLQLIAAGYRREGKRYVTIAVGCTGGKHRSVATSEKLAARLSSAGIETVVVHRDMGRE; the protein is encoded by the coding sequence ATGACTGAGCACGATGGAGACGGAGCAGCAGACGTGAGTACGGGCACCACGACCGAGCCCGGCGGAGCCGCTGACGCGGCCATCCCCGAGCTGGTGATCATCTCCGGAATGTCGGGCGCCGGGCGCAGCACGGCCGCGAAGTGTCTCGAGGATCTCGGCTGGTTCGTCGTCGACAATCTGCCGCCGGCGTTGATCCCCACCATGGTGGAGCTCGGTGCCCGCTCGCAGGGCAATGTCGCCCGGATCGCCGTCGTCGTCGACGTACGCGGCCGGCGGTTCTTCGACAACCTCCGGCAATCCCTCGCCGACCTCGACTCCAAGCAGGTCACCCGGCGCATTGTCTTCCTCGAGTCGTCCGAGGACGCCCTGGTCCGCCGTTTCGAGTCGGTCCGCAGGCCGCACCCCCTCCAGGGCGACGGCAGGATCGTCGACGGCATCGCCGCCGAGCGCGATCTCCTGCGTGAGCTGCGCGGCGATGCCGATCTGGTGATCGACACCTCCAGCCTCAACGTCCATGAGCTGCGCGCCAAGATGGACGCCCAGTTCGCGGGCGACGAGGAGCCGGAGCTGCGTGCCACGGTGATGTCGTTCGGATTCAAGTACGGACTGCCGGTCGACGCGGATCTCGTCGTCGACATGCGCTTCCTGCCGAACCCGCACTGGGTCCCGGAGCTGCGTCCCTTCACCGGCCTCAACGAAGAGGTCTCGAACTACGTCTTCAACCAGCCCGGCGCCAAGGAGTTCCTGGACCACTACACCGAGTTGCTCCAGCTGATCGCCGCGGGCTACCGGCGCGAGGGCAAGCGGTACGTCACCATCGCCGTCGGCTGTACCGGCGGCAAGCACCGCTCCGTCGCCACGTCCGAGAAGCTGGCCGCCCGGCTCTCCTCCGCCGGGATCGAGACCGTCGTCGTCCACCGGGACATGGGGCGCGAGTGA
- the uvrC gene encoding excinuclease ABC subunit UvrC, whose product MADPSSYRPKPGQIPDSPGVYKFRDEHRRVIYVGKAKSLRQRLANYFQDLANLHPRTRTMVTTAASVEWTVVSTEVEALQLEYSWIKEFDPRFNVKYRDDKSYPYLAVTLNEDFPRVQVMRGAKKKGVRYFGPYGHAWAIRETVDLMLRVFPVRTCSAGVFKNHAQKGRPCLLGYIGKCSAPCVGRVTPEEHRELAEEFCDFMAGRTGTYIHRLEKQMMAAADEMEYEKAARLRDDIGALKRALEKNAVVLADATDADLIAVAEDELEAAVQIFHVRGGRVRGQRGWVTDKVEAVDTAGLVEHALQQLYGEERGEAVPKEVLVPALPEDTDAVTQWLSDRRGSHVSLRIPQRGDKKDLMTTVQRNAVQALGLHKTKRASDLTTRSRALEEIAGALGLDSAPLRIECFDISHLQGEDVVASMVVFEDGLARKSEYRRFQIKGFEGQDDVRSMHEVVTRRFKRYLAEKDRTGEWIGDDTPDDDGKPKRFAYPPQLVVVDGGQPQVAAAKRALDELGIDDVAVCGLAKRLEEVWLPHDDDPVVLPRSSEGLYLLQRVRDTAHDFAIRYQRSKRTKRIRTSPLDAVPGLGDTRKQALIKHFGSVKRLKQATIEQICGVPGMGRKTAEAVAVALAEAAPAAPAVNTATGEIIEESDGGARHD is encoded by the coding sequence ATGGCAGACCCCTCCAGCTACCGCCCCAAGCCGGGACAGATCCCCGACTCCCCGGGGGTCTACAAATTCCGCGACGAGCACCGCCGGGTGATCTACGTCGGGAAGGCCAAAAGCCTGCGCCAGCGCCTGGCCAATTACTTTCAGGACCTGGCGAATCTGCACCCGCGCACCCGCACCATGGTCACCACGGCCGCCTCCGTCGAGTGGACCGTCGTCTCCACCGAGGTCGAGGCGCTGCAGCTGGAGTACTCCTGGATCAAGGAGTTCGACCCCCGGTTCAACGTCAAGTACCGGGACGACAAGAGCTATCCGTATCTCGCGGTCACCCTCAATGAGGATTTTCCACGGGTCCAGGTCATGCGCGGCGCCAAGAAGAAGGGTGTGCGCTACTTCGGTCCGTACGGACATGCCTGGGCGATCCGCGAGACCGTCGACCTGATGCTCCGCGTCTTTCCCGTACGCACCTGCTCCGCCGGGGTCTTCAAGAACCACGCCCAGAAGGGCCGGCCCTGCCTGCTCGGCTATATCGGGAAGTGCTCGGCGCCCTGTGTGGGCCGGGTCACCCCCGAGGAACACCGCGAACTGGCCGAGGAGTTCTGTGACTTCATGGCCGGCCGCACCGGCACGTACATCCACCGCCTGGAGAAGCAGATGATGGCGGCCGCCGACGAGATGGAGTACGAGAAGGCCGCCCGGCTGCGCGACGACATAGGGGCCCTCAAGCGGGCCCTGGAGAAGAACGCCGTCGTGCTGGCCGACGCCACCGACGCCGATCTGATCGCCGTCGCCGAGGACGAGCTCGAAGCCGCCGTGCAGATCTTCCACGTCCGCGGCGGACGCGTCCGCGGCCAGCGCGGCTGGGTCACCGACAAGGTCGAGGCCGTCGACACCGCCGGCCTGGTCGAACACGCCCTGCAGCAGTTGTACGGCGAGGAGCGCGGCGAGGCCGTCCCCAAGGAGGTCCTCGTCCCCGCCCTCCCCGAGGACACCGACGCCGTCACCCAGTGGCTGAGCGACCGCCGCGGCTCGCACGTCTCGCTCCGCATTCCGCAGCGCGGCGACAAGAAGGACCTGATGACGACGGTCCAGCGCAACGCCGTACAGGCGCTCGGCCTGCACAAGACCAAGCGCGCCAGCGATCTCACCACCCGCTCGCGCGCACTGGAGGAGATCGCCGGGGCACTCGGCCTCGACTCGGCGCCGCTGCGGATCGAGTGCTTCGACATCTCGCATCTGCAGGGCGAGGACGTCGTGGCGTCCATGGTGGTCTTCGAGGACGGCCTGGCCCGCAAGAGCGAGTACCGCCGCTTCCAGATCAAGGGCTTCGAGGGGCAGGACGACGTCCGGTCCATGCACGAGGTGGTCACCCGCCGCTTCAAGCGCTATCTGGCCGAGAAGGACAGGACGGGGGAGTGGATCGGTGACGACACCCCCGATGACGACGGAAAGCCCAAGCGCTTCGCGTACCCGCCCCAGCTCGTCGTCGTCGACGGCGGACAGCCGCAGGTGGCCGCCGCCAAGCGCGCCCTCGACGAGCTCGGCATCGACGATGTCGCCGTCTGCGGCCTCGCCAAGCGTCTCGAAGAGGTCTGGCTGCCGCACGACGACGACCCCGTGGTCCTGCCACGTTCGAGCGAGGGTCTGTATCTCCTTCAGCGCGTCCGTGACACGGCTCACGACTTTGCCATCCGCTACCAGCGGAGCAAGCGGACCAAGCGCATCAGGACAAGCCCGCTGGACGCGGTACCCGGTCTCGGCGACACCCGCAAGCAGGCTCTGATCAAGCATTTCGGCTCGGTGAAGCGGCTGAAGCAGGCGACAATCGAGCAGATCTGCGGGGTACCCGGCATGGGCCGGAAGACGGCGGAGGCCGTCGCTGTGGCCCTCGCCGAGGCGGCTCCTGCCGCGCCTGCCGTGAATACGGCAACAGGAGAGATCATTGAAGAGAGCGACGGGGGAGCACGACATGACTGA